The genomic DNA acggtgctgcagctattaaatgccggagcggttgtggttcattaattaaatgcctggggaaacAGGTCGGTCTTGAGCCTGTTTTcatagattcccagagaggggcCTCTCCAACTGTACAAGGCAGATTGTGCCAGAGAGTAGAAGCAGCGGGGCTGAAAGCTCGGGCCTCAAAGGGAGTGAAGGAGATtgtgggaactgttaggagtccttcatctgcagatcgaGTGAtcgaatgggagtgtagggaacaagaagctctttcagataggtgggaccctggtcatgtagttctttgaatgtcaacaagccaatcttgaaataaatttgccattttagaggcagccagtgcagagaacggagaacaggtgtcatgtggcaagaacaAGTCTGGTTACTTAACAATCTGGCCGCAGCATTCTGTACCAGCTGCAAGCGGCGTAGCTCTTTTTCCGGAAGACCCAGGTAGAGTTcattgcagtagtccaggcgAGAGGACACAAAGGCATGAATAAGCATAGTAAGATCCTCTGGGAGcatcaagtgcttaatcctggctatgttctttaggtggaagaatgaagatttgatcacggctgacacctgatgtttaagggtcaagtcgtagtcaaggacaacaccaagattTTGCACATGGACAGAGTTTAGCAGCTGGGAGCCCCGAAGTTTAAGGATAATGTGTGGACCTAGCTGCAGTCTTGTTGTCTTCTGGTGGTGAACATCCACCACAGGCACTTCTgtcttatcaggattcaacctcaaccaactggATC from Ascaphus truei isolate aAscTru1 chromosome 21, aAscTru1.hap1, whole genome shotgun sequence includes the following:
- the LOC142472442 gene encoding LOW QUALITY PROTEIN: uncharacterized protein LOC142472442 (The sequence of the model RefSeq protein was modified relative to this genomic sequence to represent the inferred CDS: inserted 1 base in 1 codon) codes for the protein MRSSWLRLNPDKTEVPVVDVHHQKTTRLQLGPHIILKLRGSQLLNSVHVQNLGVVLDYDLTLKHQVSAVIKSSFFHLKNIARIKHLMLPEDLTMLIHAFVSSRLDYCNELYLGLPEKELRRLQLVQNAAARLLSNQTCSCHMTPVLRSLHWLPLKWQIYFKIGLLTFKELHDQGPTYLKELLVPYTPIRXTRSADEGLLTVPTISFTPFEARAFSPAASTLWHNLPFFGVGDGRDDLIKCTVTNLVRSEEDYHVINSQSKNDAPERFHKNVS